A region from the Euryarchaeota archaeon genome encodes:
- a CDS encoding glycosyltransferase family 4 protein: protein MPRKLERIVLATPFLRDGFGIETRVRELSRNLPSSIDSRIICLQQTSSLERDAKSYKAPRLIHSLSSNKWTRFSWPARALLNTYYRRYLWDADVIDAQYYPMTHLPKSGRRKLVITWHSVTFPHLVESFEEAKVLKKEYYSMLRQMKKADLVISVSKYGEREIHEVDDSIPVEVVPNGVDTDAYKFKPFEKRGKTILSVGRFTPHKGHDDVIVTFKRVLDQMQDPELRLIIAGSMHNPAYFEKLKDLAKSLGLMEDKKPRVSFLTNVNNLTMPKIYQLGDIFVSGSKWEGFGMPMLEAQACGLPALGYDICSHSEVVADTSWLAPELDVNGLADRCIELLEQRGRYEKASLISREFAEEYSWKKVVKKYLKTLESNLGYAPQ from the coding sequence ATGCCGCGGAAGCTAGAGCGGATAGTGCTTGCGACGCCCTTCCTTCGGGACGGGTTCGGCATCGAGACGCGCGTTCGCGAGCTCAGCCGGAACCTTCCAAGCTCCATCGACTCCCGGATAATCTGCCTCCAGCAGACCTCAAGCCTCGAGCGCGACGCGAAATCCTACAAGGCCCCGCGCCTCATCCACAGCCTTTCGTCGAACAAGTGGACGCGTTTCTCGTGGCCCGCCCGGGCCCTTCTCAACACGTACTACCGCCGGTACCTCTGGGACGCCGACGTGATAGACGCCCAATACTACCCGATGACGCACCTTCCGAAGAGCGGACGGCGCAAACTCGTCATCACGTGGCACTCCGTCACCTTCCCGCACCTCGTCGAGTCCTTCGAAGAGGCGAAGGTATTGAAGAAGGAGTACTACTCGATGCTCCGCCAGATGAAGAAGGCGGACCTCGTCATCTCCGTGAGCAAGTACGGGGAGCGTGAGATACACGAGGTCGACGACTCGATCCCCGTCGAGGTCGTGCCGAACGGCGTAGACACGGACGCCTACAAGTTCAAGCCCTTCGAGAAGCGCGGCAAGACCATCCTCTCCGTCGGCCGCTTCACGCCGCACAAGGGCCACGACGACGTCATCGTCACTTTCAAGCGCGTCCTAGACCAGATGCAGGACCCCGAGCTTCGCCTCATCATCGCCGGCTCCATGCACAACCCCGCCTACTTCGAGAAATTGAAGGACCTCGCGAAGTCGCTCGGCCTCATGGAGGACAAGAAGCCGCGCGTGAGCTTCCTCACGAACGTGAACAACCTCACGATGCCGAAGATATACCAATTGGGCGACATCTTCGTCTCGGGCTCGAAATGGGAGGGCTTCGGGATGCCGATGCTCGAAGCACAAGCATGCGGCCTGCCCGCCCTTGGCTACGACATCTGTTCGCACTCGGAAGTCGTCGCGGACACGTCGTGGCTCGCCCCGGAACTCGACGTCAACGGTCTTGCCGACAGGTGCATCGAACTCCTTGAGCAACGGGGCCGGTACGAGAAAGCGTCGCTCATCTCCCGCGAATTCGCCGAGGAGTATTCGTGGAAGAAGGTCGTGAAGAAGTACCTAAAGACGCTAGAATCGAACCTCGGCTACGCGCCGCAATGA
- a CDS encoding NAD(P)/FAD-dependent oxidoreductase, translated as MAKPIDIKIVGGGLAGLINALQIMERPHASGRPYDITIYEMAPEAYTTLCGEGISHKNLARFKAFDSFPYTSQSFPGAVWWYPGPRKIEINERCYTIERCDWIPAMAAEFQKRGGKYVTGKRIGADDIARMQYDVLIGADGPGSKVRAFIGGEVDVKLGIQYRIVDSNYKTDRLEFYTDKRWCSEYAWIFPKGDVLNVGILADTGNDWHRLDAFSKHYNVGGRVKVKEAYPIGFSGNMCQKGNIVLAGDAGGFTNPVTKGGIAAVILASEILADCIATDRLSDYQSRVFAHPIMDPSFKNAVKYLIDMDNDEMVRLARYLPTTLVFGEGSSRGRYLIPVLLTALLNPGKYKEIKTIYRAMSLSKDYSW; from the coding sequence GTGGCGAAGCCCATTGACATCAAGATCGTCGGAGGCGGCCTCGCGGGGCTCATAAACGCCCTCCAGATAATGGAGCGGCCGCACGCCTCGGGCCGGCCATACGACATCACGATCTACGAGATGGCGCCGGAGGCGTACACGACGCTCTGCGGCGAAGGGATATCCCACAAGAACCTGGCCCGCTTCAAGGCGTTCGACTCGTTCCCGTACACGTCGCAATCGTTTCCCGGCGCCGTCTGGTGGTACCCGGGGCCACGGAAGATCGAGATCAACGAGCGCTGCTACACCATCGAAAGATGCGACTGGATCCCCGCGATGGCTGCAGAGTTCCAAAAACGCGGCGGCAAGTACGTCACGGGAAAGCGCATCGGCGCCGATGACATCGCAAGGATGCAGTACGATGTCCTCATAGGCGCCGACGGTCCCGGCTCGAAGGTGCGGGCATTCATCGGCGGCGAAGTCGATGTGAAACTCGGCATCCAATACCGGATCGTCGATTCCAATTACAAGACAGACCGCCTCGAGTTCTACACGGACAAGCGCTGGTGCAGCGAGTACGCGTGGATATTCCCGAAAGGCGATGTGCTGAACGTCGGTATACTGGCAGACACTGGTAACGACTGGCACCGGCTCGACGCCTTCTCAAAGCATTACAACGTGGGCGGGCGCGTGAAAGTGAAGGAAGCGTACCCGATCGGGTTCTCTGGCAACATGTGCCAGAAGGGGAACATCGTGCTCGCCGGCGATGCCGGGGGGTTCACGAACCCGGTGACGAAGGGCGGCATTGCTGCCGTGATACTCGCGAGCGAGATCCTCGCGGATTGCATCGCAACGGACCGGCTCTCCGACTACCAATCACGTGTCTTCGCGCATCCGATCATGGACCCGAGCTTCAAGAACGCCGTGAAGTACCTCATCGACATGGACAACGACGAGATGGTGAGGCTCGCAAGGTATCTCCCCACGACGCTCGTCTTCGGCGAGGGTTCGAGCCGGGGCCGCTACCTCATCCCGGTGCTTCTCACGGCGCTTCTCAATCCTGGGAAGTACAAGGAGATCAAGACGATATATCGGGCGATGTCCTTGTCGAAGGATTATTCGTGGTGA
- a CDS encoding ABC transporter ATP-binding protein, with translation MARIVAENVSKRFLIPREKKTTFFESLAQRKGDATADQVWALRDVSFDLRSGDSLGVVGRNGGGKSTLLRLIAGILRPTSGRIKVEGRMTPLLALGVGFQPDLTAEDNAILYGTIIGLRRREVKDHLDDIFDFAELHRFRRAKLKNLSAGMTMRLAFAVAAQSRNEIILVDEVLAVGDAQFREKCLQFFDEFRAGGGTMVFVSHDWQAVEKYCNKALYLRDGAPVALGDATTVLRQYAITDIAP, from the coding sequence ATGGCACGAATCGTCGCCGAGAACGTCTCGAAGCGTTTCCTTATCCCTCGTGAGAAGAAGACGACGTTCTTCGAGTCGTTGGCGCAGCGCAAGGGCGATGCGACCGCCGACCAGGTGTGGGCGTTACGCGACGTCTCGTTCGACCTCCGATCTGGCGACTCGTTGGGTGTCGTGGGGCGTAACGGTGGCGGGAAGTCGACACTCCTTCGCCTCATCGCGGGGATACTCCGCCCGACATCGGGGCGCATCAAAGTGGAGGGCCGGATGACGCCGCTTCTCGCGCTCGGCGTCGGGTTCCAGCCCGATCTCACGGCGGAGGACAACGCGATACTCTACGGCACGATAATCGGGCTTCGTCGGCGCGAGGTCAAAGACCACCTGGACGACATCTTCGATTTCGCGGAGTTGCACCGCTTCAGGCGGGCGAAGCTCAAGAACCTTAGCGCCGGGATGACGATGCGCCTGGCGTTCGCCGTCGCGGCGCAGAGCAGGAACGAGATAATACTCGTCGACGAGGTCCTGGCCGTGGGCGATGCCCAGTTCCGGGAGAAGTGCCTCCAGTTCTTCGACGAGTTCAGGGCGGGCGGCGGGACCATGGTCTTCGTCTCCCACGATTGGCAGGCGGTCGAGAAGTACTGCAACAAGGCGCTCTACCTACGCGACGGCGCCCCGGTGGCGCTTGGCGACGCCACGACGGTATTACGCCAGTACGCGATAACTGACATCGCGCCTTGA
- a CDS encoding electron transfer flavoprotein subunit beta/FixA family protein, with translation MAFNYVALVKGVPDFREGVVKFKDDNTLDRGSTPTVLNPNDKFALDACLEMKVKYGGTVHIVSMGPPNYKKVLEEAMTTYGDRAYLLSDRKMGAADTLATAETIAAGVKKIGAESCQAPNGSGQIDLIIAGFKSADGETGQTGPQAAWKLGYSLLTHVVKLEVDEKRRLVRAWRTVYGEIEEVEAPLPAFVVTDPQFKTNYRLATHRLKLLNLQDETMSRAKTIDPVFKVWSAADLQLADEKIGVLGSPTIVKMVEPIPQAPRERTAEVLNGTSDEELNVLVKRITAILEGPATPVTKGGH, from the coding sequence ATGGCTTTCAACTACGTCGCGCTCGTGAAAGGCGTCCCGGATTTTCGCGAAGGTGTAGTCAAGTTCAAGGATGACAACACGCTCGATCGCGGCTCCACCCCCACCGTCCTCAACCCGAACGACAAGTTCGCGCTCGACGCGTGCCTTGAGATGAAGGTGAAGTACGGCGGCACCGTGCACATCGTGTCGATGGGACCTCCGAACTACAAGAAGGTCCTCGAAGAGGCGATGACGACCTACGGGGACCGGGCCTACCTTCTTTCTGACCGCAAAATGGGCGCTGCGGACACGCTGGCGACGGCCGAAACGATTGCGGCCGGCGTCAAGAAGATCGGCGCGGAGTCCTGCCAAGCACCGAACGGGTCCGGACAGATCGACCTCATAATCGCAGGGTTCAAGTCCGCCGACGGCGAGACCGGCCAGACCGGACCCCAAGCCGCGTGGAAACTCGGCTACTCGCTCCTCACACACGTCGTCAAGCTCGAAGTCGACGAGAAACGACGCCTGGTGCGCGCGTGGCGGACGGTGTACGGCGAGATCGAAGAGGTCGAGGCGCCGCTTCCCGCGTTCGTCGTGACCGACCCCCAGTTCAAGACCAACTACAGGCTTGCCACCCACCGCCTCAAACTCCTCAACCTCCAGGACGAGACCATGAGCCGAGCGAAGACCATCGACCCCGTCTTCAAGGTGTGGAGCGCCGCAGACCTCCAACTCGCCGACGAGAAGATAGGCGTGCTCGGCTCGCCTACGATCGTGAAGATGGTGGAGCCGATCCCCCAAGCGCCCCGAGAGCGAACGGCCGAAGTGTTGAACGGCACAAGCGACGAGGAACTTAACGTGCTCGTGAAGCGGATCACCGCCATCCTCGAAGGTCCCGCAACACCGGTGACAAAGGGAGGCCACTAG
- a CDS encoding FAD-dependent oxidoreductase has protein sequence MERFEAVVVGAGPAGAAAALELARSGIQTLVLERGKFAGQKNATGGILYGQTNTRYNLDYLIPDFHTRAPVERAITTYKMHAVSGDKVKTLDLEPLHDHNTKWSYAILRGKFDRWLAAEVHKECKKTGGGLLTDVRVTGPLMEDGKVVGVTTDSIDPIKADLVVAADGATSELVRQAGLRGWGTEEKWFQGVKVVVKMPEAGINERFGLRSDEGAAHLVAGDIFGKARGGGFLYTNRDSLSIGTVFHLDSVTENGRPPHELLDTMLEHRLLRKWLGGYYDEAEYSAKLIPDGKKALLTRPYSGNLVAVGDAAGQMQAAGPIIKGMNHGITAGILAAQAYIEAKKEGKPTAAGPTYAAWLKQTPMAKELKKYRSIGAKVTALQATFGAPFLPFLIKIKPVAKFVEGLMGNYNKALTAPDTRFTYVTLPTLLAKNYGTPVEDAPPLKLRSLDDRIGALKYDTDIGKAHIEMLDDSIAVNGRCVTACPVSSPDSSRGCYRIEKAGGKEFVVLDTQPCVECGTCAVVGKTRWEHPAGGKGVGYEWG, from the coding sequence ATGGAACGATTCGAAGCCGTCGTCGTGGGGGCGGGACCGGCTGGGGCGGCCGCCGCACTTGAACTTGCGCGTAGCGGCATCCAGACGCTCGTCTTGGAGCGCGGCAAGTTCGCGGGGCAAAAAAACGCAACGGGCGGCATCCTCTATGGCCAGACGAACACCCGGTACAACCTCGACTACTTGATCCCCGATTTCCACACGCGCGCTCCCGTAGAGCGGGCGATCACGACGTACAAGATGCACGCGGTGTCGGGCGACAAGGTGAAGACGCTCGACCTCGAACCACTCCACGACCACAACACCAAATGGTCCTACGCGATCTTACGCGGCAAGTTCGACCGGTGGCTAGCGGCCGAGGTCCACAAGGAGTGCAAGAAGACCGGCGGCGGCCTTCTCACGGACGTGCGCGTCACGGGCCCGTTGATGGAAGATGGCAAGGTAGTCGGTGTCACGACGGACTCGATCGACCCCATAAAGGCCGATCTCGTGGTGGCCGCCGACGGAGCGACATCGGAACTCGTGCGCCAGGCGGGACTACGCGGCTGGGGCACGGAAGAAAAATGGTTCCAGGGCGTGAAGGTCGTCGTGAAGATGCCGGAAGCAGGCATCAACGAGCGCTTTGGCCTCCGCTCCGACGAAGGTGCCGCGCATCTTGTCGCAGGTGACATCTTCGGGAAAGCGCGCGGAGGCGGCTTCCTCTACACGAACCGGGACTCGCTGTCGATCGGCACCGTCTTCCACCTCGACTCGGTCACGGAGAACGGCAGGCCGCCGCACGAACTGCTCGACACCATGCTCGAACACCGGCTCCTCCGAAAGTGGCTTGGCGGCTACTACGACGAGGCAGAGTACTCGGCGAAGCTCATCCCGGACGGGAAGAAAGCGCTCCTCACGCGGCCTTACAGCGGCAACCTCGTCGCGGTTGGCGATGCCGCAGGGCAGATGCAGGCGGCGGGCCCCATCATCAAGGGGATGAACCACGGGATAACGGCGGGGATACTCGCGGCCCAAGCTTACATCGAGGCAAAGAAGGAAGGCAAGCCGACCGCAGCGGGCCCTACGTATGCCGCATGGCTGAAGCAAACGCCCATGGCGAAGGAACTCAAGAAGTACCGAAGCATCGGCGCCAAGGTCACGGCGCTTCAAGCGACATTCGGAGCACCGTTTCTCCCTTTCCTCATCAAGATCAAGCCCGTTGCGAAGTTCGTCGAAGGGCTCATGGGCAACTACAACAAGGCGCTCACGGCACCGGACACCCGGTTCACATACGTGACGCTCCCGACACTTCTTGCGAAGAACTACGGAACACCCGTCGAGGACGCGCCGCCGTTGAAACTCCGTAGCCTCGACGACCGCATCGGGGCCCTCAAGTACGACACCGACATCGGCAAGGCCCACATCGAGATGCTTGACGACTCCATCGCCGTGAACGGGCGATGCGTGACAGCGTGCCCCGTTTCGAGCCCGGATTCGAGCAGAGGTTGTTATAGGATCGAGAAGGCGGGGGGGAAGGAATTCGTTGTACTGGACACGCAGCCTTGTGTGGAATGTGGCACCTGTGCCGTGGTCGGGAAGACGAGATGGGAGCACCCGGCGGGCGGGAAGGGCGTCGGGTACGAGTGGGGCTGA
- a CDS encoding fibronectin type III domain-containing protein, whose amino-acid sequence MSAVWTGAVAYIFGGYEGGIGNGVDDIVKYDPVADSATVIASGFPSVRYGTAAALSGSDAYIFGGWNRNEIFRFNTTTETVTQMAAHVPSFLAYSHAVSVGPDIYLLGGATSYYALPYIWKYTPSTDTLVEMGGRLPIGTAQAAAFWDGSNIYVVGGRNDTSTPLAQIQRYNPATDTASLVAALLPGTRYGDQTAWDGTYAYVFGGCGTQCYTAQVARFEPSTGSLVTMASPLARSMGHGAAIWNGTRAFVFGGWNGSSQQTQIQSYVPAPGAPTGVALAKGPGMGQLTLSWEAPAANTYGAAISAYRVYRSDSPGSEVYVSSTPVTGFTDSGLAPNITYYYQVSAVNPSGEGTLSVEASARTYAEVRPGSPAAFQAAPSGAGRVLLTWLPPPQNDGPPSTGYLIVRCVDDIFSGCSDRRDIDIGDASMYEDTGVASGLYHYYLRAKNLYGAGAFVDARTIAAG is encoded by the coding sequence TTGAGCGCCGTCTGGACCGGTGCTGTCGCCTACATCTTCGGCGGTTACGAGGGCGGGATAGGGAACGGCGTGGACGACATAGTGAAGTACGACCCCGTGGCGGATTCGGCGACCGTTATCGCGTCGGGCTTCCCGTCGGTCCGGTACGGGACGGCGGCCGCCTTGTCGGGCAGCGACGCCTACATATTCGGCGGGTGGAACCGGAACGAGATCTTTCGGTTCAACACGACGACGGAGACGGTCACTCAGATGGCAGCCCATGTGCCCTCCTTCCTCGCGTATTCGCACGCGGTCTCCGTCGGGCCCGACATCTATCTCCTCGGTGGCGCGACGAGTTACTACGCGCTTCCATACATCTGGAAGTACACGCCATCGACGGACACGCTCGTCGAGATGGGCGGGCGCCTCCCCATCGGGACGGCCCAGGCGGCCGCATTCTGGGACGGTAGCAACATCTACGTGGTCGGTGGCAGAAACGACACTTCGACACCATTGGCACAGATCCAACGGTACAACCCCGCTACCGACACGGCAAGTCTCGTCGCGGCGCTTCTTCCCGGGACCAGGTACGGGGACCAAACGGCCTGGGACGGCACCTACGCCTACGTCTTCGGCGGTTGTGGGACGCAATGCTACACGGCGCAGGTCGCGAGGTTCGAACCCTCCACGGGGTCGCTCGTGACCATGGCGTCTCCACTTGCGCGGAGCATGGGCCACGGGGCGGCCATCTGGAACGGCACGCGTGCCTTCGTCTTTGGCGGGTGGAACGGCTCATCGCAACAGACACAAATCCAATCCTACGTCCCCGCGCCCGGAGCGCCCACCGGAGTTGCGCTCGCCAAGGGACCGGGAATGGGCCAATTGACGCTCTCATGGGAGGCACCGGCAGCGAACACTTACGGCGCGGCGATAAGCGCGTATCGCGTCTACCGCTCGGACTCGCCCGGAAGCGAGGTCTATGTGTCCTCCACGCCCGTGACAGGGTTCACGGATTCGGGACTTGCGCCGAATATCACGTATTACTACCAGGTCAGTGCCGTGAACCCAAGCGGCGAAGGGACACTATCGGTCGAAGCGAGCGCCCGGACATACGCCGAGGTCCGTCCGGGGTCGCCGGCCGCGTTCCAGGCCGCGCCGAGTGGCGCCGGTCGAGTGCTTCTCACGTGGCTCCCACCGCCACAAAACGACGGCCCACCATCGACGGGGTACCTCATTGTCCGCTGCGTTGACGACATCTTCTCTGGATGCTCCGATCGGCGCGACATCGACATCGGGGATGCGTCGATGTACGAGGACACGGGCGTCGCATCTGGGCTGTATCACTATTATCTTCGTGCGAAGAACCTCTATGGCGCCGGCGCGTTCGTCGACGCGAGGACGATCGCGGCTGGCTAG
- a CDS encoding electron transfer flavoprotein subunit alpha/FixB family protein yields the protein MAAAAPTIPSGAPILATPATPVAGTPAAPAPPAVQSAPLRVTPPAGRYADMWVFAETHNGKFLQVTLEMLGEARRLMDNYNRDYHADEKVVAVVLGHHTDTLCQEAIERGADVVYTSDHAELEFLRTEVYTTIIGQMSTGTDEYKAYSKPRYFLFPATINGRDLSATVLAVLESGCASDCNKLYIEDVKIKHPFKTGGAEVIFERVLNMKRPDFSGFEWSTILCLDNVSKDGKVTKEYWPQACSVIPGSFAALPREASRKGRIVNHAFNLGAEDLRVRIVKRERLTTGIDLTKYDVLVSIGRGIAENPDEGIKLGQRLAKTVGGEMGVSRGVVTAKYKVDPSLKNLVEEVRQIGETGQMVKPRLYIAVGISGAIQHKKGMDKSGTIIAINTEENAPIKEFSDVYVHGDLFKVLPRLISSLEAKKGGR from the coding sequence ATGGCCGCGGCGGCACCGACAATACCAAGCGGCGCTCCTATCCTGGCCACGCCGGCGACACCCGTTGCGGGAACACCTGCTGCCCCCGCCCCGCCGGCCGTACAGAGCGCACCACTACGTGTGACACCGCCCGCCGGCCGCTACGCCGACATGTGGGTGTTCGCCGAGACCCACAACGGGAAATTCCTGCAAGTCACGCTCGAGATGCTCGGCGAGGCGCGCCGATTGATGGACAATTACAACCGCGACTACCATGCCGACGAGAAAGTGGTTGCCGTCGTCCTCGGCCACCACACCGACACACTGTGCCAAGAGGCTATCGAGCGGGGCGCCGACGTCGTGTACACGAGCGATCACGCGGAACTAGAATTCCTGCGCACCGAGGTCTACACGACGATAATCGGCCAGATGTCCACCGGCACGGATGAGTACAAGGCCTACTCGAAACCGCGATACTTCCTTTTTCCCGCAACGATAAACGGGCGCGACCTCTCCGCGACGGTCTTGGCCGTCTTGGAATCTGGCTGCGCCTCGGACTGCAACAAGCTCTACATCGAGGACGTGAAGATCAAGCACCCGTTCAAGACCGGCGGCGCGGAGGTCATATTCGAACGCGTCCTCAACATGAAGAGGCCGGACTTCTCGGGCTTCGAGTGGTCCACCATCCTTTGCCTGGACAATGTGAGTAAAGACGGGAAGGTGACGAAGGAGTACTGGCCGCAGGCATGCTCCGTCATCCCGGGCTCGTTTGCCGCACTTCCGCGAGAAGCCTCCCGCAAGGGCCGTATCGTGAACCACGCATTCAATCTCGGGGCCGAGGACTTGCGCGTTCGCATCGTGAAGAGGGAACGGCTCACCACGGGAATCGATCTCACGAAGTACGACGTCCTTGTATCGATTGGTCGAGGGATAGCCGAGAACCCCGACGAGGGGATCAAGCTCGGCCAACGGCTTGCGAAGACGGTCGGCGGCGAGATGGGCGTCTCCCGTGGCGTCGTCACGGCGAAGTACAAAGTGGACCCGTCGTTGAAGAACCTCGTCGAAGAAGTGCGCCAGATAGGGGAGACCGGGCAGATGGTGAAACCGCGTCTCTACATCGCAGTGGGCATCTCGGGCGCCATCCAGCACAAGAAAGGCATGGACAAGTCGGGGACGATAATCGCGATCAACACCGAGGAGAACGCACCTATCAAGGAGTTCTCCGACGTCTACGTGCACGGCGACCTGTTCAAAGTCCTTCCCCGCCTCATCTCTTCGCTTGAAGCCAAGAAAGGAGGAAGATAG
- a CDS encoding flippase-like domain-containing protein: protein MKRKLAIALLIAVVVYSFAVALSGVPSAGLPTPRPETIGLCIAIVAISYEARALRWAALLRILGVQVSMLAAHRSYLAGLSMAVTPGKAGELLKPHLLAEKEGVRIEKSLACLLLERSTDLLSAFVILALVATTFNLGLSAIAALAATFTFVLFTSSGKLRMLFGFTSRVKALRTVSEAASSSLSEFEILCRPRPFILALLIASVSWLLEASVLYVLLRELGAAPTLAIAVAAYCLGSIAGAVAFLPGGIGLAEGGIAGTLVVLGVGAAPAVAGVILVRLFTLWLPLAVGTFALMHWVRRDIYGKLGLRRDSATPRPEEQVDK, encoded by the coding sequence GTGAAAAGGAAGCTCGCGATCGCCCTCCTCATTGCAGTCGTCGTCTATTCGTTCGCGGTCGCGCTCTCCGGAGTGCCCTCGGCCGGGCTTCCGACCCCGCGCCCGGAGACGATCGGCCTTTGCATCGCCATCGTCGCGATCTCCTACGAGGCGCGGGCCCTTCGCTGGGCGGCGCTACTACGCATCCTGGGAGTCCAGGTGTCCATGCTCGCGGCCCATCGCTCGTACCTTGCCGGCCTCTCGATGGCCGTGACGCCGGGAAAGGCCGGTGAACTCCTGAAACCGCATCTACTCGCCGAGAAGGAAGGCGTCAGGATCGAGAAGAGCCTCGCGTGCCTTCTCCTTGAAAGATCCACGGATCTCTTGTCGGCCTTCGTGATCCTTGCATTGGTTGCGACGACGTTCAACCTAGGCCTATCGGCCATCGCGGCCCTGGCCGCCACCTTCACGTTCGTCCTTTTCACGAGCTCGGGGAAGTTGCGTATGCTCTTCGGGTTTACTTCGCGCGTCAAGGCGCTTCGAACAGTCTCGGAGGCCGCCTCATCGTCGCTTTCGGAGTTCGAGATCCTGTGCCGCCCCCGCCCATTCATCCTAGCGCTGCTCATAGCCTCCGTGTCGTGGCTCCTTGAAGCGTCCGTGCTCTACGTATTGCTCCGTGAATTAGGCGCGGCCCCGACGCTTGCGATCGCGGTCGCCGCCTATTGCCTAGGCTCCATCGCCGGCGCCGTGGCGTTCCTCCCAGGCGGCATAGGACTAGCGGAAGGCGGGATAGCAGGCACTCTCGTGGTACTCGGCGTCGGCGCGGCCCCAGCGGTTGCCGGCGTCATCCTCGTCCGGCTGTTCACGCTGTGGCTGCCGTTGGCCGTGGGGACGTTTGCATTGATGCATTGGGTACGACGGGACATCTATGGAAAACTGGGCCTCCGGCGGGATTCAGCGACGCCACGTCCTGAAGAACAGGTCGACAAGTGA
- a CDS encoding ABC transporter permease — protein MNGQHLDLIYELTMAELRIRYKNSALGFVWSLLEPLLVFTILYVVFSQIMRGLEETERFYQLYLLLGIILWRLFEIGTSLSVVSLTGRPWLVQHVYVPRQYIVAATCLSALVTALLELGILFVFVFALGAGGLVSALAPLFVLFLFAFTLGVSLMVAALNVYFRDIQHIWRVVLQAGFFATPILYPLEFVPVSVRWVLELNPLTHLFTALRDVILHGTVPAVLEVALMMFIAIGTLVIGYALFREFEPRMAEEV, from the coding sequence GTGAACGGGCAGCACTTGGACCTCATCTACGAGCTCACCATGGCAGAGCTTCGGATAAGGTACAAGAACTCGGCGTTGGGGTTCGTCTGGTCGCTTCTCGAGCCCTTGTTGGTCTTCACGATACTGTACGTGGTCTTCAGCCAGATAATGCGGGGCCTCGAGGAGACCGAGCGCTTCTACCAACTCTATCTTCTCCTCGGGATCATCCTTTGGCGACTCTTCGAGATCGGGACATCGCTTTCGGTCGTGAGCCTCACCGGTAGGCCGTGGCTCGTGCAGCACGTCTACGTCCCCCGCCAGTACATCGTGGCGGCGACCTGCCTTTCCGCCCTCGTGACGGCGCTTCTGGAACTCGGGATACTCTTCGTGTTCGTGTTCGCTCTCGGGGCCGGGGGACTCGTGAGCGCTCTTGCGCCTTTGTTCGTCTTGTTCCTCTTCGCGTTCACGCTCGGCGTGAGCCTGATGGTCGCGGCGTTGAACGTCTATTTCCGCGACATCCAGCATATCTGGCGCGTCGTCTTGCAAGCAGGGTTCTTTGCGACCCCCATTCTGTACCCCCTCGAATTCGTGCCCGTGTCCGTCCGGTGGGTCTTGGAGCTCAATCCCCTGACCCATCTCTTCACGGCGCTACGGGACGTGATCCTTCATGGCACGGTGCCGGCGGTGTTGGAGGTCGCTCTTATGATGTTCATCGCAATCGGTACGCTCGTGATCGGTTACGCGCTATTCAGGGAATTCGAGCCGCGCATGGCGGAGGAGGTGTGA